From Ignavibacteriales bacterium, a single genomic window includes:
- a CDS encoding glycoside hydrolase family 130 protein, protein MTLNKFLNNPILTKENVPFKVNSIFNPGAVKFNNKYLLFCRIEMPNGRSAFVKAISNDGYKFDVDDHPTLLPSDHKEWGAYVEWGIEDARITKIGNSYFITYTGYSKYMPLVMLAETKDFIHFTIHGSISEPSNKDCALFPEKVGGVYWKVDRPTAEHRKDIWISKSTDLLHWGGFKVLLEPEYGTWENDKIGSSSQPVKTKDGWLMLYHGVRGFGISSTYRLGVVLLELDKPWLVKGKSQEPILIPEFDYERIGDVNNVVFSSGWIFEDNGDVKIYYSGADTNICLAETSVDYLLSVCK, encoded by the coding sequence ATGACTCTTAATAAATTTTTAAACAATCCAATTCTTACAAAAGAAAATGTTCCATTCAAAGTTAATAGTATATTCAATCCTGGCGCAGTAAAATTTAATAATAAGTATTTATTGTTTTGCCGTATAGAAATGCCCAATGGAAGATCAGCTTTTGTTAAAGCAATCAGCAATGATGGATACAAATTTGATGTGGATGATCATCCAACCTTATTGCCAAGTGATCATAAAGAATGGGGTGCGTACGTGGAGTGGGGAATTGAAGATGCTCGTATTACTAAAATTGGAAATTCTTATTTTATAACGTACACCGGTTACTCCAAATACATGCCTTTGGTTATGCTTGCAGAAACAAAGGACTTTATTCACTTCACAATTCACGGTTCTATTTCTGAACCATCAAACAAAGACTGTGCTTTGTTCCCGGAAAAAGTCGGAGGTGTTTATTGGAAAGTAGATCGCCCAACCGCTGAACATAGAAAAGATATTTGGATAAGTAAAAGCACAGATCTTTTACATTGGGGTGGATTTAAAGTATTATTGGAGCCGGAATATGGTACCTGGGAAAACGATAAGATCGGCTCATCAAGTCAACCCGTAAAAACAAAAGACGGTTGGTTGATGCTTTATCATGGAGTGCGTGGTTTCGGAATTTCTTCTACATACAGACTTGGTGTTGTTTTACTTGAATTGGATAAACCATGGCTTGTTAAAGGTAAGTCACAGGAACCAATTCTCATTCCTGAATTTGATTATGAAAGAATTGGAGATGTTAACAATGTTGTGTTTTCTTCGGGTTGGATTTTTGAAGATAATGGTGATGTAAAAATTTACTATTCGGGAGCCGACACAAATATTTGCTTAGCTGAAACTTCAGTCGACTATCTTTTATCTGTTTGCAAGTAA
- a CDS encoding carbohydrate ABC transporter permease: MKKLLIYVVLVLGALIFVYPFYWMVMASLAPENQIANLSFLPSSISLNSYTQVVDKIPITRSLLNSLFVSLTITFGVIIFGSMIGYALTHLEFKGKNALFYIIIFTMTLPFQITLIPQYILMVKFTWVDTYFALIVPYLVNGLSIIMFSQYFKSIPKDMIDAARIDGCNDFTILFRILYPNSIPAIITVGIITFMSSWNEVLWPIIVIRDESLMTLPQLVTLFAVGGRAESQLGVKLAAATMLALPIVIAYAFFQKYFIQSMASTGLKE, from the coding sequence ATGAAAAAACTTTTAATATATGTTGTTTTAGTTTTAGGAGCGCTTATTTTTGTCTATCCGTTCTATTGGATGGTGATGGCATCGCTTGCACCTGAAAACCAGATTGCCAACTTATCATTTTTACCAAGTTCAATTTCTCTAAATAGTTATACTCAAGTTGTTGATAAAATTCCAATCACGCGTTCTTTGCTGAACAGCTTATTTGTTTCTTTAACAATTACATTTGGTGTAATTATTTTTGGTTCGATGATTGGGTATGCTTTAACTCATCTTGAGTTCAAAGGAAAGAATGCACTTTTCTACATCATAATCTTTACGATGACATTGCCGTTCCAGATAACTTTAATTCCGCAATATATCTTGATGGTTAAGTTTACCTGGGTGGATACTTATTTTGCTCTCATTGTTCCATATCTTGTAAACGGATTATCGATTATTATGTTTAGTCAATATTTTAAAAGCATTCCAAAGGATATGATTGATGCTGCGCGTATTGATGGATGCAATGACTTTACAATTTTGTTCAGAATACTATATCCAAATTCAATTCCTGCAATTATAACTGTTGGAATAATAACTTTTATGTCTTCGTGGAATGAAGTTCTGTGGCCCATCATTGTTATTCGGGATGAGAGCCTTATGACATTACCGCAGCTTGTAACATTGTTTGCGGTTGGTGGAAGAGCAGAATCGCAGCTTGGAGTTAAACTTGCGGCAGCCACAATGTTAGCTCTGCCAATTGTAATTGCATATGCATTCTTCCAAAAATATTTTATCCAAAGCATGGCTTCTACAGGCTTGAAAGAATAA
- a CDS encoding sugar ABC transporter permease yields MKEKKIIPYVMIAPYVIFFLTFIAFPVIFSFVLMFHQWNIISPMKFVGLQNFYRLINDAVFFRSLLNTIIFLAIHIPLQIIAALFFAVMLNQKVKFIGFFRAAYFLPVIVSGVVVTILWQQLYGYETGLFNRMLSSIGLGKVGWLVDPGTAMPSIAIMATWKNVGLYIVLFLVGLQTVPAYLYEAADMEGATAWQKFRYVTLPMINPTMFLVVILSTIGGFSLFIEPYVMTGGGPLNSTLSAVLYIYKQGFFYYHMGYATTMGFFFAGIILIVIVIQKRYVEKGTR; encoded by the coding sequence ATGAAAGAGAAAAAAATAATTCCATATGTTATGATTGCTCCTTACGTAATCTTCTTTCTAACGTTTATTGCGTTTCCGGTAATTTTCTCTTTTGTATTGATGTTTCATCAATGGAATATAATTTCCCCAATGAAGTTTGTTGGGTTACAAAACTTTTACCGGTTAATAAATGATGCTGTATTTTTCCGTTCACTTTTAAATACGATAATTTTTTTAGCAATACATATTCCACTTCAGATTATTGCTGCACTTTTTTTTGCGGTTATGCTTAACCAGAAGGTTAAATTTATTGGCTTCTTTCGTGCAGCTTATTTTCTTCCTGTTATAGTTTCTGGTGTTGTTGTTACTATTTTATGGCAGCAACTTTATGGATATGAGACTGGTTTATTTAACCGGATGCTTTCAAGTATCGGATTAGGTAAAGTTGGTTGGTTAGTTGATCCAGGTACTGCGATGCCTTCAATTGCAATAATGGCAACATGGAAAAATGTTGGGCTGTATATTGTTTTATTTTTAGTTGGGCTGCAAACGGTTCCAGCATATCTTTATGAAGCGGCAGATATGGAAGGAGCCACTGCCTGGCAGAAATTCCGGTATGTTACATTACCAATGATAAATCCAACTATGTTCCTTGTAGTAATTTTGTCAACCATCGGAGGTTTTTCTCTTTTCATTGAACCATATGTAATGACTGGCGGCGGACCTTTGAATAGCACTCTCTCCGCTGTACTTTATATTTATAAACAAGGCTTCTTCTATTATCATATGGGTTACGCAACAACAATGGGATTTTTCTTTGCTGGAATAATTTTGATAGTTATTGTAATTCAGAAAAGATATGTTGAGAAGGGAACGAGGTAA
- a CDS encoding extracellular solute-binding protein yields the protein MMKRLLVTINIAVLVLLFLSCSKQSDRKDNKILYWASNNSDEITFAKLIVEKWNKEHSNKPVTFQPVPEGQSSEEVILAAVVGGTTPDIYSNMWQGDVELYARAGRLIALDSLPGFLEFIYQRCDSEVVKEVTSSDGHIYQIPWKVNPIMLIYNQKVFNAVGYSNPPATYSQFIDAAKKIKQGKTDCKWIGYAEVIETWWQRLFDFYPFYLAASGGAPLIKDNKVAFNNKYAVQTFAFLKSLFDNDYFPRERISARQDPFLSSSIATRFTGPWEIIHADRFKPQGFQFNFTSLPVPDNFTGKSYTYGDTKNIVIFNTCKNKLLAWEFLRHLISAESDFLLLKTTNQLPRRKDLTSNQMFLDYFNKIPMMMNFAIQAKYVKGPDSCPVLKEVFDAISQEYEACVVYGKKSPEEAVNDAAKAASLLLLK from the coding sequence ATGATGAAAAGATTATTAGTAACAATAAATATTGCAGTTCTCGTTTTATTATTTCTTTCTTGCAGCAAGCAGAGCGATAGAAAAGATAATAAAATTCTTTATTGGGCTTCCAACAATTCTGATGAAATTACTTTTGCAAAATTGATTGTTGAAAAGTGGAATAAAGAACACTCAAATAAACCTGTTACATTTCAGCCTGTGCCGGAAGGGCAATCGAGCGAAGAAGTAATTCTTGCTGCTGTTGTTGGCGGAACTACTCCGGATATTTATTCCAATATGTGGCAAGGTGATGTTGAGTTATATGCTCGCGCTGGGCGGCTTATTGCATTAGATTCACTTCCAGGATTTCTTGAATTCATTTATCAGCGATGTGACAGCGAAGTAGTAAAAGAAGTTACTTCATCTGATGGACACATCTATCAGATTCCGTGGAAGGTTAATCCGATAATGCTGATTTATAATCAAAAAGTTTTTAATGCTGTTGGTTATTCAAATCCTCCAGCAACGTACTCGCAATTTATAGATGCAGCAAAGAAGATTAAACAAGGTAAGACTGATTGTAAATGGATTGGTTATGCGGAAGTTATAGAAACCTGGTGGCAAAGACTATTTGATTTTTATCCATTCTACCTGGCAGCTTCCGGCGGTGCGCCATTGATTAAAGATAATAAAGTAGCTTTCAATAATAAATATGCCGTACAAACATTTGCGTTCTTAAAATCATTGTTCGATAATGATTACTTTCCAAGAGAAAGAATTTCTGCACGACAGGATCCATTCTTATCAAGCAGCATTGCTACTCGGTTCACTGGTCCCTGGGAAATTATTCATGCAGACCGCTTCAAGCCACAGGGATTTCAATTTAATTTTACTTCTTTGCCGGTGCCCGATAATTTTACCGGAAAAAGTTATACTTATGGTGACACGAAGAATATTGTAATTTTTAATACATGCAAAAACAAGCTGCTTGCATGGGAGTTCCTTCGTCATTTAATAAGTGCAGAAAGTGATTTTTTATTATTGAAAACTACAAATCAATTGCCCAGGCGAAAAGACTTAACTTCAAATCAAATGTTCTTAGATTACTTTAACAAAATTCCAATGATGATGAATTTTGCAATCCAGGCAAAGTATGTAAAAGGACCAGATAGCTGTCCTGTACTAAAAGAAGTTTTTGATGCAATATCTCAGGAATATGAAGCATGTGTAGTTTATGGAAAAAAATCTCCGGAAGAAGCAGTGAATGATGCGGCAAAAGCCGCAAGTCTTTTACTATTAAAATAA
- a CDS encoding PorV/PorQ family protein, whose protein sequence is MNKLYIVFILSVLLFVQTTAQNKNVSKSGTTVAAFLEIPVGAKATGFGGAFVSLANDATALYWNAAGISNLQQGELSVTHTNWIAETSFDYAALVIPLGSLGNIGLSFTSLTMPDMKVRTVELPEGTGEYFSASDIALGISYAHILTDRFAIGFTAKYIQQKIWHESAVGFAIDAGTTFKTDLLNGMVIGASISNFGTSLQLTGRDTRKFGRVDDTKQGSNERIPFTVEMDSWDLPLSFQIGVSTNVVNSDDFKWTVALDALHPNNNYESVNTGTEVSYREILFLRGGWQSLFLDKAEGGLSLGVGIASKELFGSAAVQFDYAYRDFGRLEAVHFFSLGLKF, encoded by the coding sequence ATGAATAAACTATACATTGTTTTCATTCTTTCTGTTTTACTGTTTGTTCAAACTACAGCGCAGAATAAAAATGTTTCTAAGTCGGGAACAACCGTTGCAGCATTCCTTGAAATTCCTGTTGGTGCAAAAGCCACTGGATTTGGAGGTGCATTTGTAAGTCTTGCTAACGATGCAACTGCATTATATTGGAATGCCGCTGGCATTTCAAATCTTCAACAAGGTGAATTGTCAGTTACTCATACTAACTGGATTGCCGAAACAAGTTTCGATTACGCTGCGCTTGTAATTCCACTCGGAAGCCTTGGAAATATTGGTTTAAGTTTTACATCACTAACAATGCCGGATATGAAAGTCCGCACTGTAGAATTGCCTGAAGGAACCGGTGAATATTTTAGCGCAAGCGATATAGCCTTGGGTATTTCTTATGCGCATATTTTGACTGATAGGTTTGCAATTGGATTTACCGCAAAATATATCCAGCAGAAAATTTGGCATGAAAGCGCAGTAGGTTTTGCAATTGATGCTGGTACAACTTTCAAAACTGATTTATTGAATGGAATGGTAATCGGAGCATCAATTTCAAACTTCGGTACTTCGCTTCAATTAACAGGAAGAGATACGCGGAAATTTGGCAGAGTTGATGACACTAAACAAGGATCGAATGAACGAATTCCATTTACTGTTGAGATGGATTCCTGGGATTTACCGCTTTCATTTCAAATTGGAGTTTCAACCAATGTTGTTAATTCTGATGACTTTAAATGGACAGTTGCTCTCGATGCTCTGCACCCAAACAATAATTACGAGAGTGTGAATACAGGAACAGAAGTATCTTACCGCGAAATTTTATTTTTAAGAGGAGGTTGGCAATCCTTATTTTTAGATAAAGCTGAAGGTGGTTTATCTTTGGGAGTTGGAATTGCTTCAAAAGAATTGTTCGGTTCAGCTGCAGTTCAGTTTGATTATGCCTACAGAGATTTTGGAAGATTAGAAGCTGTACATTTCTTTTCACTTGGATTAAAATTTTAG